The following proteins are co-located in the Ficedula albicollis isolate OC2 chromosome 25, FicAlb1.5, whole genome shotgun sequence genome:
- the LOC101821948 gene encoding scale keratin-like gives MLNVGPECLQGCEVTCSQPCAYSRSLEPCVASCGDSRAVVFPPPVVLTFPGPTLSTCSQESVVGASHPMVFGAQNVSDESYGVGGSFGGMGGLGGSCGTGSSFGYGGSSGIAFGRGGSFGSGMQNSRGPCGYGSGPKGSFGSGGAFGYGGSLGMGGSVYGRRSRGSRGGSCLGSWGSC, from the coding sequence ATGTTGAATGTGGGCCCCGAGTGCCTGCAGGGCTGCGAGGTGAcctgttcccagccctgtgcctacagcaggagcctggagcCCTGCGTTGCCTCCTGTGGAGATTCCAGAGCCGTGGTGTTCCCTCCTCCCGTCGTCCTCACCTTCCCGGGCCCCACCCTCAGCACCTGCTCCCAGGAGAGCGTTGTGGGAGCATCCCACCCCATGGTTTTTGGTGCTCAAAACGTCTCTGATGAGTCCTATGGGGTGGGGGGCTCCTTTGGGGGcatgggagggctgggaggatCCTGCGGAACTGGGAGCTCCTTTGGCTACGGAGGCTCCTCGGGGATCGCCTTTGGGCGTGGGGGTTCCTTTGGCTCTGGAATGCAGAACTCCCGTGGGCCCTGTGGGTATGGAAGTGGGCCGAAGGGTTCCTTTGGATCTGGGGGTGCCTTTGGCTACGGAGGctccctgggaatggggggCTCCGTTTACGGCCGGAGGTCCCGCGGCAGCCGCGGCGGAtcctgcctggggagctggggctcGTGCTAA
- the LOC101820174 gene encoding claw keratin-like — protein sequence MSSYGQMLSARSASPCEVTCAQPYVDACSEPCVAACGDSRAIVYAPPVVVTFPGPIISSCPTESIVGSSIPEISGGMGSGGGGMGSGGGGMGSGGGMGSGGGMGSGGGGMGSGWGSGGGGMGSSCGGGGSHGMGSGGSCEGMGGGSSCGGGMSRLGSLYRGYFSGYGRNYYPYNSRGYYRYRYGNYGPF from the coding sequence ATGTCTTCCTATGGCCAAATGCTCAGTGCCCGCAGCGCTTCGCCCTGCGAGGTGACGTGTGCCCAGCCCTACGTCGATGCCTGCAGCGAGCCCTGCGTTGCTGCCTGTGGAGACTCCCGAGCCATCGTCTACGCCCCACCCGTGGTCGTGACATTCCCGGGGCCCATcatcagctcctgccccacGGAGAGCATCGTTGGGTCGTCCATCCCTGAAATCAGCGGGGGAATGGGCTCTGgagggggtgggatggggtcTGGAGGTGGTGGGATGGGGTCTGGAGGCGGGATGGGGTCTGGAGGCGGGATGGGGTCTGGAGGAGGTGGGATGGGATCGGGATGGGGATCTGGAGGGGGAGGAATGGGCTCGTCCTGCGGGGGAGGCGGCTCCCACGGGATGGGCTCGGGCGGCTCCTGTGAGGGAATGGGAGGGGGCTCCTCCTGTGGGGGTGGGATGTCACGGCTGGGGAGTCTCTACCGCGGCTATTTCTCAGGCTACGGTAGGAATTATTATCCCTATAATTCCCGAGGGTACTACAGGTATCGCTACGGGAACTACGGGCCTTTTTAA
- the LOC101819976 gene encoding uncharacterized protein LOC101819976 translates to MCSEFPAASGSSRPCVVSCGASRVIIFPPPVLITFPGPILSTCPQETVLGSSGTVPGSSGMPEGTAGISLRSHGAEIPRNAEFVPKFTSRPILGLDPQEAVLGFSGMVSGSLGMMDGAPGASRRSLRSYGAQFPRSGGFTPKSGPRRASRCSYIFNSRWIHPCRRSSCGSQQPAGNGSEERIPDPEKPGTENEDAAKEEKEELEV, encoded by the coding sequence ATGTGCTCGGAATTCCCGGCGGCCTCCGGCTCCAGCCGCCCCTGCGTCGTTTCCTGCGGCGCTTCCCGCGTCATCATCTTCCCTCCTCCCGTGCTCATCACCTTCCCGGGGCCCATCCTCAGCACCTGCCCGCAGGAGACCGTGCTGGGATCCTCGGGAACGGTGCCGGGATCCTCGGGAATGCCGGAGGGAACAGCGGGAATCTCCCTGAGGTCCCACGGAGCTGAAATCCCGCGTAACGCGGAGTTTGTCCCAAAATTCACCTCCAGGCCCATCCTCGGCCTGGACCCGCAGGAGGCCGTGCTGGGATTTTCGGGAATGGTGTCGGGATCTTTGGGAATGATGgatggagcaccaggagcttcCCGAAGGTCCCTGAGATCCTACGGAGCGCAATTCCCGCGTTCCGGGggtttcaccccaaaatccggCCCCCGGCGAGCGTCGCGCTGCTCCTACATCTTTAATTCCCGTTGGATCCATCCGTGCCGGAGGAGCAGCTGCGGGAGCCAGCAGCCGGCCGGGAACGGGAGCGAGGAGAGAATTCCAGACCCGGAAAAGCCAGGAACGGAAAACGAGGATGcggcaaaagaggaaaaagaggaattgGAAGTGTGA